The following coding sequences lie in one Miscanthus floridulus cultivar M001 chromosome 9, ASM1932011v1, whole genome shotgun sequence genomic window:
- the LOC136483715 gene encoding alpha-ketoglutarate-dependent dioxygenase alkB-like has translation MYGASDPTAAERTAFRRAEKQYKLYKPLNLKGRSRSRSKPSGGEGGGADLSAVVDFHALLAADGELPAGIGQRDCAGFNRPVFCFLDRPGFYFIPGALSTEEQCCWIRESLKTFPQPPNRTNLTAIYGSISDLLIAAKNQKILVEAENPDIQERNEQNNCGGKMESKYFKFVDSESQKGEEHRSTAATTLVRKLRWSTLGLQFDWSKRNYDVSLPHNKIPDALASLAKKMAIPAMPSGEEFKPEAAIVNYYGPSDMLGGHVDDMEADWTKPIVSISLGCKCIFLLGGKIRDEVPTAMFLRSGDIVLMAGEARERFHGVPRIFTDQQEISALISQLSSGDDVFILDYIKNSRININIRQVY, from the exons ATGTATGGCGCTTCCGACCCCACAGCTGCGGAGCGCACGGCGTTCCGGCGTGCCGAGAAGCAGTACAAGCTTTACAAGCCACTCAACCTTAAGGGCAGGTCCAGGTCCAG GAGCAAGCCGTCCGGCGGAGAGGGAGGTGGCGCTGACCTGTCAGCTGTAGTTGACTTCCACGCGCTGCTTGCTGCCGACGGGGAGCTTCCCGCGGGGATTGGACAGCGTGACTGTGCCGGGTTCAACCGCCCTGTATTCTGCTTCTTGGACCGGCCAG GGTTCTATTTCATTCCTGGTGCTTTATCAACTGAGGAACAATGCTGTTGGATCAGGGAAAGCTTGAAAACGTTTCCACAGCCACCTAATAGGACTAATTTGACTGCAATATATGGTTCAATTTCTGACTTACTCATCGCTGCTAAAAATCAAAAGATATTGGTTGAAGCAGAAAATCCTGATATCCAAGAAAGAAATGAACAGAATAATTGTGGAGGGAAAATGGAATCCAAATACTTCAAATTTGTGGACTCAGAGAGCCAGAAAGGGGAAGAGCATAGGTCAACCGCAGCAACTACCCTTGTGAGGAAGCTCCGGTGGAGCACCCTTGGTCTGCAATTTGATTGGTCAAAG CGCAACTATGATGTATCACTTCCACACAACAAGATTCCAGATGCTCTAGCTAGTCTTGCCAAAAAGATGGCTATTCCAGCTATGCCTTCTGGAGAAGAATTCAAGCCAGAAGCTGCTATAGTGAACTATTATGGTCCAA GTGACATGCTTGGTGGCCATGTTGATGACATGGAAGCAGATTGGACAAAACCTATTGTAAGCATAAG TTTGGGCTGCAAATGCATCTTTCTTCTGGGAGGAAAGATAAGAGATGAAGTTCCAACAGCAATGTTCCTGCGCAGTGGTGATATAGTTTTGATGGCTGGGGAAGCACGAGAGCGCTTCCATG GTGTACCACGGATCTTCACAGACCAACAAGAAATCTCTGCACTGATTTCACAACTATCTAGTGGAGATGACGTCTTTATCTTGGACTATATCAAGAATTCTAGGATAAATATCAACATCAGACAGGTCTACTGA